One window from the genome of Panthera leo isolate Ple1 chromosome D3, P.leo_Ple1_pat1.1, whole genome shotgun sequence encodes:
- the CCDC188 gene encoding coiled-coil domain-containing protein 188 isoform X13, translating to MEGPKTLGPCGHSHPQCPQPSASSSHAGCLDPPCQGFVRWPCLVPLSSTLSIESARPFPPPGVGGGGPRVGAEVPGSFMANEEGEMQQQRPRDPTGTKRGQEEARLGWSWPLHSGREQGASRPGGSPSSGPRPGPCAPLPTGAGTPASPKAAPSQLQNVPLGPAEQSFFQLEQENQNLKRQNQDLREQLGALLGPGQQFLPLCPEHSSCTALAWQSVTTDAAHGLGADPRALPQTPEQTSAQPLEDGAPLQLLRQELCRGEESFVQQSQNELQQIRLSFERKKMAITEVWDGVAEVHMALNNQATGLLGACPVPHPGQEGAADGMHSEGKASAGMFRGPQKPALGPCPAQPPGTAPRLGGQGDHVGGQSHGGMTQTHGSLIPGSQRPIGQPPPSRLPTQLKPVETPTRNAHTFGQHLSQSLTHSAPCPWSPRIAATALALLKERIKMTLFLFLIKL from the exons ATGGAGGGGCCAAAAACCCTGGGTCCCTGTGGCCACTCCCACCCCCAATGCCCCCAACCATCAGCTTCGAGCAGCCATGCAGGTTGCCTGGATCCACCCTGCCAGGGGTTTGTAAGATGGCCCTGCCTGGTACCTCTCAGCTCCACTCTCTCAATAGAGTCGGCCAGACCTTTCCCACCTCCGGGGGTAGGAGGCGGGGGGCCCAGGGTAGGGGCTGAGGTACCTGGGAGCTTTATGGCAAATGAAGAGGGAGAGATGCAGCAACAGAGACCGAGAGACCCAACCGGGACAAAACGAGGGCAAGAGGAGGCAAGGCTGGGGTGGAGCTGGCCCCTGCACTCAGGACGAGAGCAAGGGGCCTCCAGGCCAGGGGGATCCCCCAGCTCAGGGCCCAGACCCGGCCCTTGCGCACCCCTGCCAACAGGGGCAGGAACCCCGGCTTCACCCAAGGCAGCCCCCTCCCAGCTCCAGAACGTGCCCCTGGGTCCTGCAGAGCAGTCCTTCTTCCAGCTGGAGCAGGAAAACCAGAATCTG AAAAGACAGAACCAGGATCTGCGAGAGCAGCTGGGGGCCCTCCTGGGGCCAGGGCAGCAGTTTCTGCCCCTATGCCCGGAGCACTCGAGCTGCACGGCCCTGGCCTGG CAGTCCGTGACCACAGATGCTGCCCATGGCCTTGGGGCTGACCCAAGGGCTCTTCCACAGACCCCTGAGCAGACCAGTGCCCAGCCCCTGGAGGACGGGGCACCCTTGCAGCTGCTGCGGCAGGAGCTGTGCCGGGGGGAAGAGTCCTTCGTGCAGCAGTCTCAG AATGAACTGCAGCAGATCCGACTGTCCTTTGAGAGGAAGAAGATGGCCATTACCGAG gTATGGGATGGCGTGGCCGAGGTACATATGGCCCTGAACAACCAGGCCACTGGGCTCCTG GGAGCGTGCCCAGTGCCGCACCCAGGCCAGGAAGGAGCAGCAGATGGCATGCATAGCG aaGGCAAGGCCTCAGCTGGGATGTTCCGAGGGCCTCAAAAGCCAGCTCTG GGTCCCTGTCCAGCCCAGCCTCCTGGCACTGCCCCAAGGCTCGGAGGACAGGGGGACCACGTTGGTGGACAGAGCCATGGAG GGATGACGCAGACCCATGGGAGCCTCATACCTGGCAGCCAAAGACCCATCGGCCAGCCCCCACCTTCCAGGCTTCCAACTCAGCTTAAGCCAGTGGAAACACCCACGAGGAATGCCCACACCTTTGGCCAACACCTCTCCCAGAGCCTGACCcactctgccccctgcccctggagCCCCCGCATTGCAGCAACAGCCCTGGCCTTGCTGAAGGAAAGGATCAAaatgactctttttctttttttaataaaattatag
- the CCDC188 gene encoding coiled-coil domain-containing protein 188 isoform X18 — translation MEGPKTLGPCGHSHPQCPQPSASSSHAGCLDPPCQGFVRWPCLVPLSSTLSIESARPFPPPGVGGGGPRVGAEVPGSFMANEEGEMQQQRPRDPTGTKRGQEEARLGWSWPLHSGREQGASRPGGSPSSGPRPGPCAPLPTGAGTPASPKAAPSQLQNVPLGPAEQSFFQLEQENQNLKRQNQDLREQLGALLGPGQQFLPLCPEHSSCTALAWQSVTTDAAHGLGADPRALPQTPEQTSAQPLEDGAPLQLLRQELCRGEESFVQQSQNELQQIRLSFERKKMAITEVWDGVAEVHMALNNQATGLLNLKKDIRGVLDQMEDIQLEILGSTTPDREVLQAGVGDVHGPDYTAPVPRERAQCRTQARKEQQMACIAKARPQLGCSEGLKSQLWVPVQPSLLALPQGSEDRGTTLVDRAMEG, via the exons ATGGAGGGGCCAAAAACCCTGGGTCCCTGTGGCCACTCCCACCCCCAATGCCCCCAACCATCAGCTTCGAGCAGCCATGCAGGTTGCCTGGATCCACCCTGCCAGGGGTTTGTAAGATGGCCCTGCCTGGTACCTCTCAGCTCCACTCTCTCAATAGAGTCGGCCAGACCTTTCCCACCTCCGGGGGTAGGAGGCGGGGGGCCCAGGGTAGGGGCTGAGGTACCTGGGAGCTTTATGGCAAATGAAGAGGGAGAGATGCAGCAACAGAGACCGAGAGACCCAACCGGGACAAAACGAGGGCAAGAGGAGGCAAGGCTGGGGTGGAGCTGGCCCCTGCACTCAGGACGAGAGCAAGGGGCCTCCAGGCCAGGGGGATCCCCCAGCTCAGGGCCCAGACCCGGCCCTTGCGCACCCCTGCCAACAGGGGCAGGAACCCCGGCTTCACCCAAGGCAGCCCCCTCCCAGCTCCAGAACGTGCCCCTGGGTCCTGCAGAGCAGTCCTTCTTCCAGCTGGAGCAGGAAAACCAGAATCTG AAAAGACAGAACCAGGATCTGCGAGAGCAGCTGGGGGCCCTCCTGGGGCCAGGGCAGCAGTTTCTGCCCCTATGCCCGGAGCACTCGAGCTGCACGGCCCTGGCCTGG CAGTCCGTGACCACAGATGCTGCCCATGGCCTTGGGGCTGACCCAAGGGCTCTTCCACAGACCCCTGAGCAGACCAGTGCCCAGCCCCTGGAGGACGGGGCACCCTTGCAGCTGCTGCGGCAGGAGCTGTGCCGGGGGGAAGAGTCCTTCGTGCAGCAGTCTCAG AATGAACTGCAGCAGATCCGACTGTCCTTTGAGAGGAAGAAGATGGCCATTACCGAG gTATGGGATGGCGTGGCCGAGGTACATATGGCCCTGAACAACCAGGCCACTGGGCTCCTG aACCTTAAGAAGGACATCCGGGGAGTACTAGACCAGATGGAGGACATTCAGCTGGAGATTCTAGG TTCCACTACACCAGACCGAGAGGTGctgcaggctggggtgggggacgtACATGGCCCTGACTATACAGCCCCCGTCCCCAGGGAGCGTGCCCAGTGCCGCACCCAGGCCAGGAAGGAGCAGCAGATGGCATGCATAGCG aaGGCAAGGCCTCAGCTGGGATGTTCCGAGGGCCTCAAAAGCCAGCTCTG GGTCCCTGTCCAGCCCAGCCTCCTGGCACTGCCCCAAGGCTCGGAGGACAGGGGGACCACGTTGGTGGACAGAGCCATGGAG GGATGA
- the CCDC188 gene encoding coiled-coil domain-containing protein 188 isoform X5: MEGPKTLGPCGHSHPQCPQPSASSSHAGCLDPPCQGFVRWPCLVPLSSTLSIESARPFPPPGVGGGGPRVGAEVPGSFMANEEGEMQQQRPRDPTGTKRGQEEARLGWSWPLHSGREQGASRPGGSPSSGPRPGPCAPLPTGAGTPASPKAAPSQLQNVPLGPAEQSFFQLEQENQNLKRQNQDLREQLGALLGPGQQFLPLCPEHSSCTALAWQSVTTDAAHGLGADPRALPQTPEQTSAQPLEDGAPLQLLRQELCRGEESFVQQSQNELQQIRLSFERKKMAITEVWDGVAEVHMALNNQATGLLNLKKDIRGVLDQMEDIQLEILGSTTPDREVLQAGVGDVHGPDYTAPVPRERAQCRTQARKEQQMACIAAAGPEAAAGHPAGLYRRLRVRGGPRALRGAGASPAEPRRCLEAPGPAGPIPAPGGGRLPALLGRRPSGPSEEEARRPARPRVPSGRAGPCPRHCHTPSPPGAAEKGGGGVCPEGWACGWTYSRDTHGSAVPVQPSLLALPQGSEDRGTTLVDRAMEG, translated from the exons ATGGAGGGGCCAAAAACCCTGGGTCCCTGTGGCCACTCCCACCCCCAATGCCCCCAACCATCAGCTTCGAGCAGCCATGCAGGTTGCCTGGATCCACCCTGCCAGGGGTTTGTAAGATGGCCCTGCCTGGTACCTCTCAGCTCCACTCTCTCAATAGAGTCGGCCAGACCTTTCCCACCTCCGGGGGTAGGAGGCGGGGGGCCCAGGGTAGGGGCTGAGGTACCTGGGAGCTTTATGGCAAATGAAGAGGGAGAGATGCAGCAACAGAGACCGAGAGACCCAACCGGGACAAAACGAGGGCAAGAGGAGGCAAGGCTGGGGTGGAGCTGGCCCCTGCACTCAGGACGAGAGCAAGGGGCCTCCAGGCCAGGGGGATCCCCCAGCTCAGGGCCCAGACCCGGCCCTTGCGCACCCCTGCCAACAGGGGCAGGAACCCCGGCTTCACCCAAGGCAGCCCCCTCCCAGCTCCAGAACGTGCCCCTGGGTCCTGCAGAGCAGTCCTTCTTCCAGCTGGAGCAGGAAAACCAGAATCTG AAAAGACAGAACCAGGATCTGCGAGAGCAGCTGGGGGCCCTCCTGGGGCCAGGGCAGCAGTTTCTGCCCCTATGCCCGGAGCACTCGAGCTGCACGGCCCTGGCCTGG CAGTCCGTGACCACAGATGCTGCCCATGGCCTTGGGGCTGACCCAAGGGCTCTTCCACAGACCCCTGAGCAGACCAGTGCCCAGCCCCTGGAGGACGGGGCACCCTTGCAGCTGCTGCGGCAGGAGCTGTGCCGGGGGGAAGAGTCCTTCGTGCAGCAGTCTCAG AATGAACTGCAGCAGATCCGACTGTCCTTTGAGAGGAAGAAGATGGCCATTACCGAG gTATGGGATGGCGTGGCCGAGGTACATATGGCCCTGAACAACCAGGCCACTGGGCTCCTG aACCTTAAGAAGGACATCCGGGGAGTACTAGACCAGATGGAGGACATTCAGCTGGAGATTCTAGG TTCCACTACACCAGACCGAGAGGTGctgcaggctggggtgggggacgtACATGGCCCTGACTATACAGCCCCCGTCCCCAGGGAGCGTGCCCAGTGCCGCACCCAGGCCAGGAAGGAGCAGCAGATGGCATGCATAGCG GCTGCTGGCCCTGAGGCTGCTGCTGGGCACCCTGCTGGCCTGTACCGCCGCCTACGTGTACGTGGTGGACCCCGCGCCCTTCGAGGGGCTGGTGCCTCCCCTGCTGAGCCGCGCCGCTGTCTGGAAGCTCCGGGCCCTGCTGGGCCCATTCCTGCACCTGGAGGTGGACGACTTCCTGCCCTTCTAGGCCGGAGGCCCAGCGGCCCCAGCGAGGAGGAGGCCAGGCGGCCGGCGCGGCCCCGGGTGCCCAGCGGCCGCGCCGGCCCCTGCCCACGGCACTGCCACACGCCATCCCCACCAGGAGCTGCGGAGAAGGGTGGAGGCGGGGTCTGTCCTGAGGGCTGGGCCTGCGGCTGGACATACAGTCGTGACACACACGGCAGCGC GGTCCCTGTCCAGCCCAGCCTCCTGGCACTGCCCCAAGGCTCGGAGGACAGGGGGACCACGTTGGTGGACAGAGCCATGGAG GGATGA
- the CCDC188 gene encoding coiled-coil domain-containing protein 188 isoform X11, whose amino-acid sequence MEGPKTLGPCGHSHPQCPQPSASSSHAGCLDPPCQGFVRWPCLVPLSSTLSIESARPFPPPGVGGGGPRVGAEVPGSFMANEEGEMQQQRPRDPTGTKRGQEEARLGWSWPLHSGREQGASRPGGSPSSGPRPGPCAPLPTGAGTPASPKAAPSQLQNVPLGPAEQSFFQLEQENQNLKRQNQDLREQLGALLGPGQQFLPLCPEHSSCTALAWQSVTTDAAHGLGADPRALPQTPEQTSAQPLEDGAPLQLLRQELCRGEESFVQQSQNELQQIRLSFERKKMAITEVWDGVAEVHMALNNQATGLLGACPVPHPGQEGAADGMHSEGKASAGMFRGPQKPALAGGPAAPARRRPGGRRGPGCPAAAPAPAHGTATRHPHQELRRRVEAGSVLRAGPAAGHTVVTHTAARMTQTHGSLIPGSQRPIGQPPPSRLPTQLKPVETPTRNAHTFGQHLSQSLTHSAPCPWSPRIAATALALLKERIKMTLFLFLIKL is encoded by the exons ATGGAGGGGCCAAAAACCCTGGGTCCCTGTGGCCACTCCCACCCCCAATGCCCCCAACCATCAGCTTCGAGCAGCCATGCAGGTTGCCTGGATCCACCCTGCCAGGGGTTTGTAAGATGGCCCTGCCTGGTACCTCTCAGCTCCACTCTCTCAATAGAGTCGGCCAGACCTTTCCCACCTCCGGGGGTAGGAGGCGGGGGGCCCAGGGTAGGGGCTGAGGTACCTGGGAGCTTTATGGCAAATGAAGAGGGAGAGATGCAGCAACAGAGACCGAGAGACCCAACCGGGACAAAACGAGGGCAAGAGGAGGCAAGGCTGGGGTGGAGCTGGCCCCTGCACTCAGGACGAGAGCAAGGGGCCTCCAGGCCAGGGGGATCCCCCAGCTCAGGGCCCAGACCCGGCCCTTGCGCACCCCTGCCAACAGGGGCAGGAACCCCGGCTTCACCCAAGGCAGCCCCCTCCCAGCTCCAGAACGTGCCCCTGGGTCCTGCAGAGCAGTCCTTCTTCCAGCTGGAGCAGGAAAACCAGAATCTG AAAAGACAGAACCAGGATCTGCGAGAGCAGCTGGGGGCCCTCCTGGGGCCAGGGCAGCAGTTTCTGCCCCTATGCCCGGAGCACTCGAGCTGCACGGCCCTGGCCTGG CAGTCCGTGACCACAGATGCTGCCCATGGCCTTGGGGCTGACCCAAGGGCTCTTCCACAGACCCCTGAGCAGACCAGTGCCCAGCCCCTGGAGGACGGGGCACCCTTGCAGCTGCTGCGGCAGGAGCTGTGCCGGGGGGAAGAGTCCTTCGTGCAGCAGTCTCAG AATGAACTGCAGCAGATCCGACTGTCCTTTGAGAGGAAGAAGATGGCCATTACCGAG gTATGGGATGGCGTGGCCGAGGTACATATGGCCCTGAACAACCAGGCCACTGGGCTCCTG GGAGCGTGCCCAGTGCCGCACCCAGGCCAGGAAGGAGCAGCAGATGGCATGCATAGCG aaGGCAAGGCCTCAGCTGGGATGTTCCGAGGGCCTCAAAAGCCAGCTCTG GCCGGAGGCCCAGCGGCCCCAGCGAGGAGGAGGCCAGGCGGCCGGCGCGGCCCCGGGTGCCCAGCGGCCGCGCCGGCCCCTGCCCACGGCACTGCCACACGCCATCCCCACCAGGAGCTGCGGAGAAGGGTGGAGGCGGGGTCTGTCCTGAGGGCTGGGCCTGCGGCTGGACATACAGTCGTGACACACACGGCAGCGC GGATGACGCAGACCCATGGGAGCCTCATACCTGGCAGCCAAAGACCCATCGGCCAGCCCCCACCTTCCAGGCTTCCAACTCAGCTTAAGCCAGTGGAAACACCCACGAGGAATGCCCACACCTTTGGCCAACACCTCTCCCAGAGCCTGACCcactctgccccctgcccctggagCCCCCGCATTGCAGCAACAGCCCTGGCCTTGCTGAAGGAAAGGATCAAaatgactctttttctttttttaataaaattatag
- the CCDC188 gene encoding coiled-coil domain-containing protein 188 isoform X22 yields the protein MEGPKTLGPCGHSHPQCPQPSASSSHAGCLDPPCQGFVRWPCLVPLSSTLSIESARPFPPPGVGGGGPRVGAEVPGSFMANEEGEMQQQRPRDPTGTKRGQEEARLGWSWPLHSGREQGASRPGGSPSSGPRPGPCAPLPTGAGTPASPKAAPSQLQNVPLGPAEQSFFQLEQENQNLKRQNQDLREQLGALLGPGQQFLPLCPEHSSCTALAWQSVTTDAAHGLGADPRALPQTPEQTSAQPLEDGAPLQLLRQELCRGEESFVQQSQNELQQIRLSFERKKMAITEVWDGVAEVHMALNNQATGLLGACPVPHPGQEGAADGMHSGCWP from the exons ATGGAGGGGCCAAAAACCCTGGGTCCCTGTGGCCACTCCCACCCCCAATGCCCCCAACCATCAGCTTCGAGCAGCCATGCAGGTTGCCTGGATCCACCCTGCCAGGGGTTTGTAAGATGGCCCTGCCTGGTACCTCTCAGCTCCACTCTCTCAATAGAGTCGGCCAGACCTTTCCCACCTCCGGGGGTAGGAGGCGGGGGGCCCAGGGTAGGGGCTGAGGTACCTGGGAGCTTTATGGCAAATGAAGAGGGAGAGATGCAGCAACAGAGACCGAGAGACCCAACCGGGACAAAACGAGGGCAAGAGGAGGCAAGGCTGGGGTGGAGCTGGCCCCTGCACTCAGGACGAGAGCAAGGGGCCTCCAGGCCAGGGGGATCCCCCAGCTCAGGGCCCAGACCCGGCCCTTGCGCACCCCTGCCAACAGGGGCAGGAACCCCGGCTTCACCCAAGGCAGCCCCCTCCCAGCTCCAGAACGTGCCCCTGGGTCCTGCAGAGCAGTCCTTCTTCCAGCTGGAGCAGGAAAACCAGAATCTG AAAAGACAGAACCAGGATCTGCGAGAGCAGCTGGGGGCCCTCCTGGGGCCAGGGCAGCAGTTTCTGCCCCTATGCCCGGAGCACTCGAGCTGCACGGCCCTGGCCTGG CAGTCCGTGACCACAGATGCTGCCCATGGCCTTGGGGCTGACCCAAGGGCTCTTCCACAGACCCCTGAGCAGACCAGTGCCCAGCCCCTGGAGGACGGGGCACCCTTGCAGCTGCTGCGGCAGGAGCTGTGCCGGGGGGAAGAGTCCTTCGTGCAGCAGTCTCAG AATGAACTGCAGCAGATCCGACTGTCCTTTGAGAGGAAGAAGATGGCCATTACCGAG gTATGGGATGGCGTGGCCGAGGTACATATGGCCCTGAACAACCAGGCCACTGGGCTCCTG GGAGCGTGCCCAGTGCCGCACCCAGGCCAGGAAGGAGCAGCAGATGGCATGCATAGCG GCTGCTGGCCCTGA
- the CCDC188 gene encoding coiled-coil domain-containing protein 188 isoform X9, which produces MEGPKTLGPCGHSHPQCPQPSASSSHAGCLDPPCQGFVRWPCLVPLSSTLSIESARPFPPPGVGGGGPRVGAEVPGSFMANEEGEMQQQRPRDPTGTKRGQEEARLGWSWPLHSGREQGASRPGGSPSSGPRPGPCAPLPTGAGTPASPKAAPSQLQNVPLGPAEQSFFQLEQENQNLKRQNQDLREQLGALLGPGQQFLPLCPEHSSCTALAWQSVTTDAAHGLGADPRALPQTPEQTSAQPLEDGAPLQLLRQELCRGEESFVQQSQNELQQIRLSFERKKMAITEVWDGVAEVHMALNNQATGLLGACPVPHPGQEGAADGMHSEGKASAGMFRGPQKPALAGGPAAPARRRPGGRRGPGCPAAAPAPAHGTATRHPHQELRRRVEAGSVLRAGPAAGHTVVTHTAAPQPPGTAPRLGGQGDHVGGQSHGGMTQTHGSLIPGSQRPIGQPPPSRLPTQLKPVETPTRNAHTFGQHLSQSLTHSAPCPWSPRIAATALALLKERIKMTLFLFLIKL; this is translated from the exons ATGGAGGGGCCAAAAACCCTGGGTCCCTGTGGCCACTCCCACCCCCAATGCCCCCAACCATCAGCTTCGAGCAGCCATGCAGGTTGCCTGGATCCACCCTGCCAGGGGTTTGTAAGATGGCCCTGCCTGGTACCTCTCAGCTCCACTCTCTCAATAGAGTCGGCCAGACCTTTCCCACCTCCGGGGGTAGGAGGCGGGGGGCCCAGGGTAGGGGCTGAGGTACCTGGGAGCTTTATGGCAAATGAAGAGGGAGAGATGCAGCAACAGAGACCGAGAGACCCAACCGGGACAAAACGAGGGCAAGAGGAGGCAAGGCTGGGGTGGAGCTGGCCCCTGCACTCAGGACGAGAGCAAGGGGCCTCCAGGCCAGGGGGATCCCCCAGCTCAGGGCCCAGACCCGGCCCTTGCGCACCCCTGCCAACAGGGGCAGGAACCCCGGCTTCACCCAAGGCAGCCCCCTCCCAGCTCCAGAACGTGCCCCTGGGTCCTGCAGAGCAGTCCTTCTTCCAGCTGGAGCAGGAAAACCAGAATCTG AAAAGACAGAACCAGGATCTGCGAGAGCAGCTGGGGGCCCTCCTGGGGCCAGGGCAGCAGTTTCTGCCCCTATGCCCGGAGCACTCGAGCTGCACGGCCCTGGCCTGG CAGTCCGTGACCACAGATGCTGCCCATGGCCTTGGGGCTGACCCAAGGGCTCTTCCACAGACCCCTGAGCAGACCAGTGCCCAGCCCCTGGAGGACGGGGCACCCTTGCAGCTGCTGCGGCAGGAGCTGTGCCGGGGGGAAGAGTCCTTCGTGCAGCAGTCTCAG AATGAACTGCAGCAGATCCGACTGTCCTTTGAGAGGAAGAAGATGGCCATTACCGAG gTATGGGATGGCGTGGCCGAGGTACATATGGCCCTGAACAACCAGGCCACTGGGCTCCTG GGAGCGTGCCCAGTGCCGCACCCAGGCCAGGAAGGAGCAGCAGATGGCATGCATAGCG aaGGCAAGGCCTCAGCTGGGATGTTCCGAGGGCCTCAAAAGCCAGCTCTG GCCGGAGGCCCAGCGGCCCCAGCGAGGAGGAGGCCAGGCGGCCGGCGCGGCCCCGGGTGCCCAGCGGCCGCGCCGGCCCCTGCCCACGGCACTGCCACACGCCATCCCCACCAGGAGCTGCGGAGAAGGGTGGAGGCGGGGTCTGTCCTGAGGGCTGGGCCTGCGGCTGGACATACAGTCGTGACACACACGGCAGCGC CCCAGCCTCCTGGCACTGCCCCAAGGCTCGGAGGACAGGGGGACCACGTTGGTGGACAGAGCCATGGAG GGATGACGCAGACCCATGGGAGCCTCATACCTGGCAGCCAAAGACCCATCGGCCAGCCCCCACCTTCCAGGCTTCCAACTCAGCTTAAGCCAGTGGAAACACCCACGAGGAATGCCCACACCTTTGGCCAACACCTCTCCCAGAGCCTGACCcactctgccccctgcccctggagCCCCCGCATTGCAGCAACAGCCCTGGCCTTGCTGAAGGAAAGGATCAAaatgactctttttctttttttaataaaattatag
- the CCDC188 gene encoding coiled-coil domain-containing protein 188 isoform X20: protein MEGPKTLGPCGHSHPQCPQPSASSSHAGCLDPPCQGFVRWPCLVPLSSTLSIESARPFPPPGVGGGGPRVGAEVPGSFMANEEGEMQQQRPRDPTGTKRGQEEARLGWSWPLHSGREQGASRPGGSPSSGPRPGPCAPLPTGAGTPASPKAAPSQLQNVPLGPAEQSFFQLEQENQNLKRQNQDLREQLGALLGPGQQFLPLCPEHSSCTALAWTPEQTSAQPLEDGAPLQLLRQELCRGEESFVQQSQNELQQIRLSFERKKMAITEVWDGVAEVHMALNNQATGLLNLKKDIRGVLDQMEDIQLEILGERAQCRTQARKEQQMACIAKARPQLGCSEGLKSQLWLLALRLLLGTLLACTAAYVYVVDPAPFEGLVPPLLSRAAVWKLRALLGPFLHLEVDDFLPF, encoded by the exons ATGGAGGGGCCAAAAACCCTGGGTCCCTGTGGCCACTCCCACCCCCAATGCCCCCAACCATCAGCTTCGAGCAGCCATGCAGGTTGCCTGGATCCACCCTGCCAGGGGTTTGTAAGATGGCCCTGCCTGGTACCTCTCAGCTCCACTCTCTCAATAGAGTCGGCCAGACCTTTCCCACCTCCGGGGGTAGGAGGCGGGGGGCCCAGGGTAGGGGCTGAGGTACCTGGGAGCTTTATGGCAAATGAAGAGGGAGAGATGCAGCAACAGAGACCGAGAGACCCAACCGGGACAAAACGAGGGCAAGAGGAGGCAAGGCTGGGGTGGAGCTGGCCCCTGCACTCAGGACGAGAGCAAGGGGCCTCCAGGCCAGGGGGATCCCCCAGCTCAGGGCCCAGACCCGGCCCTTGCGCACCCCTGCCAACAGGGGCAGGAACCCCGGCTTCACCCAAGGCAGCCCCCTCCCAGCTCCAGAACGTGCCCCTGGGTCCTGCAGAGCAGTCCTTCTTCCAGCTGGAGCAGGAAAACCAGAATCTG AAAAGACAGAACCAGGATCTGCGAGAGCAGCTGGGGGCCCTCCTGGGGCCAGGGCAGCAGTTTCTGCCCCTATGCCCGGAGCACTCGAGCTGCACGGCCCTGGCCTGG ACCCCTGAGCAGACCAGTGCCCAGCCCCTGGAGGACGGGGCACCCTTGCAGCTGCTGCGGCAGGAGCTGTGCCGGGGGGAAGAGTCCTTCGTGCAGCAGTCTCAG AATGAACTGCAGCAGATCCGACTGTCCTTTGAGAGGAAGAAGATGGCCATTACCGAG gTATGGGATGGCGTGGCCGAGGTACATATGGCCCTGAACAACCAGGCCACTGGGCTCCTG aACCTTAAGAAGGACATCCGGGGAGTACTAGACCAGATGGAGGACATTCAGCTGGAGATTCTAGG GGAGCGTGCCCAGTGCCGCACCCAGGCCAGGAAGGAGCAGCAGATGGCATGCATAGCG aaGGCAAGGCCTCAGCTGGGATGTTCCGAGGGCCTCAAAAGCCAGCTCTG GCTGCTGGCCCTGAGGCTGCTGCTGGGCACCCTGCTGGCCTGTACCGCCGCCTACGTGTACGTGGTGGACCCCGCGCCCTTCGAGGGGCTGGTGCCTCCCCTGCTGAGCCGCGCCGCTGTCTGGAAGCTCCGGGCCCTGCTGGGCCCATTCCTGCACCTGGAGGTGGACGACTTCCTGCCCTTCTAG